The proteins below are encoded in one region of Gloeocapsa sp. DLM2.Bin57:
- a CDS encoding type II secretion system F family protein, which translates to MATFIVEVKDKSGKLIKEKVDASSPEQARTFLKQRYDTIGKVSKAGVNFDMSQLELYFSKVTVKDKAVFSRQFAVMVNAGVAIVRALGVLSEHCDNAKLKRAIKGISNDVQQGGNLSDSMGKYPECFDQLYVSMVEAGETGGVLDEVLNRLSKLLEDMARLQNQIKSAMTYPVAVGLFATAVFFGMTAFLIPIFAQIFDDLGAELPALTAFMVELSKIVRSWKILVPIVIIAVLAFALRTYYKTKKGRYQIDALILKIPLFGPLNEKSSVARFCRVFGTLTRSGVPILNCLDIVIETIGNQVIADAVDATKREIQQGGMLSIALGRRNVFPAMAIQMMSIGEETGELDAMMMKVADFYEDEVEQTIKALTSLIEPAMMIGIAGMVGTILMSMYLPMFSIFDQIA; encoded by the coding sequence ATGGCAACCTTTATTGTTGAAGTAAAAGATAAATCAGGGAAACTAATCAAAGAAAAAGTTGATGCGAGTTCTCCTGAACAAGCCCGTACCTTTCTCAAGCAACGTTATGACACCATAGGCAAAGTTAGTAAAGCCGGCGTCAATTTTGATATGTCACAACTGGAATTATATTTCAGTAAGGTGACAGTTAAAGATAAAGCGGTTTTTTCCCGACAATTTGCGGTAATGGTTAACGCGGGTGTAGCTATCGTCCGAGCTTTGGGGGTACTAAGTGAACACTGTGATAATGCTAAGCTTAAAAGAGCGATTAAAGGCATCAGTAATGACGTTCAACAAGGGGGGAATCTCTCAGATTCTATGGGTAAATACCCCGAATGTTTTGATCAACTTTATGTCAGTATGGTGGAAGCAGGTGAGACAGGGGGTGTGTTGGATGAAGTATTAAACCGTCTCTCTAAATTACTTGAGGATATGGCTCGTTTGCAAAACCAAATTAAATCAGCGATGACCTATCCTGTGGCGGTAGGACTATTTGCTACAGCTGTATTTTTTGGAATGACGGCTTTTCTGATTCCCATTTTTGCCCAAATTTTTGACGATTTAGGAGCAGAATTACCAGCTTTAACGGCTTTTATGGTAGAGCTAAGTAAAATAGTCAGAAGTTGGAAAATTTTGGTTCCAATTGTTATTATAGCTGTTCTTGCTTTTGCTCTTAGAACTTACTATAAAACCAAGAAGGGACGCTATCAGATCGATGCTTTGATTCTGAAAATACCCCTATTTGGTCCGTTGAATGAAAAATCCTCTGTAGCGCGTTTTTGTCGAGTTTTCGGGACGTTAACTCGTTCTGGTGTACCGATTCTCAACTGTTTAGATATTGTAATTGAGACTATCGGTAATCAGGTAATCGCTGACGCTGTAGATGCAACTAAAAGAGAAATTCAACAGGGGGGGATGCTGAGTATAGCTTTAGGTCGTCGTAATGTTTTCCCCGCGATGGCGATTCAAATGATGAGTATCGGGGAAGAAACAGGGGAACTAGACGCGATGATGATGAAAGTAGCTGATTTCTACGAAGATGAAGTAGAACAAACCATTAAAGCTTTAACTAGTCTGATTGAACCTGCGATGATGATTGGTATTGCTGGTATGGTAGGTACTATTCTTATGTCTATGTATTTACCAATGTTCTCTATCTTTGACCAGATTGCTTAA
- a CDS encoding type IV pilus twitching motility protein PilT, whose protein sequence is MELMIEDLMEQLVEMGGSDMHIQAGAPIYFRINGKLGPINDELLTPQECQRLIFSMLNNTQRKELEQNWELDCSYGVKGLARFRVNVYKERGCYASCLRALSSKIPNFEQLGLPDIVREMAERPRGMVLVTGQTGSGKTTTLAAILDLINRTRAEHILTVEDPIEYVFSNHKSLFHQRQRGEDTKSFANALKSALREDPDIILVGELRDLETISLAITAAETGHLVFGTLHTNSAAGTIDRMIDVFPAGQQAQIRAMVSNSLIGVFSQCLPKKKNPKPGEFGRVLAQEIMVVTPAIANLIREAKAPQIYSAIQTGMKLGMQTMEQSLANYVKSGAISFEEAISKSGKPDELQRLVAGSLSAK, encoded by the coding sequence ATGGAATTAATGATCGAAGATTTGATGGAACAATTGGTAGAAATGGGTGGCTCTGATATGCACATTCAAGCAGGAGCGCCTATTTATTTCCGTATTAATGGCAAATTAGGACCAATCAACGATGAGCTACTCACTCCCCAAGAATGTCAGCGTCTAATTTTTAGTATGCTCAATAATACTCAACGCAAGGAATTAGAGCAAAATTGGGAGTTAGACTGTTCCTATGGTGTCAAAGGGTTAGCACGTTTTCGGGTAAATGTTTATAAAGAAAGAGGTTGTTACGCTTCTTGTTTACGAGCTTTATCCTCGAAAATTCCTAATTTTGAACAGTTGGGTTTACCAGATATCGTCAGGGAAATGGCGGAAAGACCCCGCGGAATGGTGTTAGTAACAGGACAAACAGGATCAGGTAAAACTACTACCCTAGCAGCAATTTTAGATTTAATTAATCGTACCAGAGCAGAGCATATTCTAACGGTAGAAGATCCGATCGAATATGTGTTTAGTAACCATAAAAGTTTATTTCACCAACGTCAACGAGGAGAAGATACGAAAAGTTTTGCTAATGCGCTCAAATCAGCGTTAAGGGAAGACCCAGATATCATTCTAGTGGGTGAACTACGGGATTTAGAAACCATTTCTCTAGCAATTACAGCAGCAGAAACAGGTCACTTAGTGTTTGGTACTCTACATACAAATTCAGCCGCAGGTACTATAGACAGGATGATTGACGTGTTTCCTGCAGGACAACAAGCACAAATACGAGCGATGGTGTCCAACTCTTTAATCGGAGTATTCAGTCAATGTCTTCCTAAGAAGAAAAACCCCAAACCTGGTGAGTTTGGTCGGGTGTTAGCTCAAGAAATTATGGTGGTTACCCCAGCGATCGCTAACTTGATTCGGGAAGCGAAAGCACCACAAATTTACTCAGCGATTCAAACGGGGATGAAGTTAGGAATGCAAACCATGGAGCAATCTTTAGCTAACTACGTCAAGAGTGGGGCTATTTCTTTTGAGGAAGCTATTTCTAAAAGTGGAAAACCAGATGAGTTACAACGTCTGGTAGCTGGTAGTCTCTCGGCTAAATAA